In one window of Tachypleus tridentatus isolate NWPU-2018 chromosome 2, ASM421037v1, whole genome shotgun sequence DNA:
- the LOC143236763 gene encoding uncharacterized protein LOC143236763 — protein sequence MKLQFTILPVFDSLNLEASVVEAVRILSDLVNSETLNLTDVAGYTLQALPYSLVLINNTKAQTISHVKKDGTFVALSCGCGGLVLLLICLFVVIKIYKRSKSKVVPATCPLTNEKENNGVPVD from the exons ATGAAACTTCAGTTTACTATCCTTCCTGTCTTCGATTCTTTAAATCTTGAAGCTTCAGTAGTCGAAGCTGTACGAATTCTGTCTGACCTGGTTAATAGTGAAACACTGAATCTCACAGATGTTGCTGGTTACACGTTACAGGCTTTGCCTTACAGccttgttttaataaacaatacaaaag CACAAACAATATCTCATGTGAAGAAGGATGGAACATTTGTTGCCTTGTCTTGTGGATGTGGTGGACTAGTGCTTTTACTAATATGCTTGtttgttgtgataaaaatatacaaaaggtcaaaaag caaagttgTTCCTGCCACCTGTCCATTAACTAATGag AAAGAAAACAATGGTGTTCCTGTGGATTAA